In one Triplophysa rosa linkage group LG13, Trosa_1v2, whole genome shotgun sequence genomic region, the following are encoded:
- the ccdc160 gene encoding coiled-coil domain-containing protein 160 homolog produces the protein MDITEENTKQGSLPLNSRVDHHWVEKLFPPHFTLENLLENQINTSEKHFTGMEEPQRGHQRQIYLTALKEVQHIEKLQKKKALTNRIIRQKWSVNRMCSEEATHENLTDQSVGEKDTSIWNERDIGKLRAGFAEMAQDRCQLIHRLSSAEEQLKAEREEKRKLQGLVEKLEERLSLSSKKAARQSLVINDLKTEGQKMNTQLHKLAIQVREKEEQAHSCKTNLRKAKEDLRKREQERFNLTRELDRVQAQQRTERDKLEKVAEIENEAALLKLQRELERVQTELCAERDSHARSREALNLLRKHFSSQ, from the coding sequence ATGGACATCACAGAGGAAAACACTAAACAGGGATCATTACCGCTGAATTCCAGAGTGGATCATCACTGGGTGGAGAAACTCTTCCCTCCTCATTTCACTTTAGAAAACCTGCTGGAGAACCAGATCAACACAagtgaaaaacatttcacaggCATGGAAGAACCCCAGAGGGGCCATCAAAGGCAAATCTACCTAACTGCTCTGAAAGAGGTGCAGCACATTGAGAAGCTGCAAAAGAAAAAGGCCCTAACAAACCGAATCATTAGACAGAAGTGGTCCGTAAACAGAATGTGTAGTGAAGAAGCAACCCATGAGAACCTTACAGACCAGAGCGTGGGTGAGAAAGACACAAGCATTTGGAATGAAAGGGACATCGGCAAACTACGGGCTGGTTTTGCAGAGATGGCGCAAGACCGATGTCAACTAATTCACAGGCTCAGCTCTGCAGAGGAACAGTTAAAAGCAGAACGTGAAGAGAAGAGAAAGCTGCAGGGGCTGGTGGAGAAACTGGAGGAACGGTTAAGCCTCTCCAGCAAAAAGGCTGCACGTCAGTCCCTCGTGATAAATGATCTAAAGACAGAGGGGCAAAAAATGAACACGCAGTTGCACAAGCTTGCAATACAGGTCAGGGAAAAGGAAGAACAGGCACACAGTTGTAAAACAAATCTGAGGAAAGCAAAAGAAGACTTGCGGAAGAGAGAACAGGAGCGCTTCAATCTTACAAGGGAACTGGATAGGGTACAAGCGCAACAGAGGACTGAAAGAGACAAACTGGAGAAAGTGGCTGAGATTGAAAATGAAGCTGCTCTTCTGAAGCTTCAGAGAGAGCTGGAGCGGGTGCAGACTGAACTGTGTGCTGAGAGGGACAGTCATGCCCGCAGCCGTGAAGCTCTCAATCTCTTACGCAAACACTTCAGTAGCCAATGA
- the cab39l1 gene encoding calcium binding protein 39, like 1: MPFPFGKSQKSPADIVKSLKENVAYLEKLEASESKKCEKVAEEVSKNLASLKEVLSGTGDKEPQTEAVAQLAQELYNTNLLISLIANLQRIDFEGKKDVVHLFSNIVRRQIGSRTPTVEYISSHSQILFMLLKGYEAPEVALNCGMMLRECLRHEPLARTILFSEEFHSFFRYVELSTFDIASDAFASFKDLLTRHKIMCADFLETNYDRVFTEYEKLLHSENYVTKRQSLKLLGELLLDRHNFTVMTKYISRAENLKLMMNMLRDNSRNIQFEAFHVFKVFVANPSKTQPVMDILLKNQSKLVDFLSHFQTDRSEDEQFCDEKNYLIKQIRDLKRPVPPEES; the protein is encoded by the exons ATGCCATTCCCCTTTGGGAAGTCCCAGAAGAGCCCTGCAGATATAGTGAAGAGCCTAAAGGAGAATGTGGCGTACTTGGAGAAGTTAGAAGCTTCTGAaagcaaaaaatgtgaaaag GTTGCAGAGGAAGTATCAAAAAACCTGGCGTCATTGAAAGAGGTGCTGTCTGGCACTGGAGACAAGGAGCCTCAGACCGAGGCAGTAGCCCAGCTTGCCCAAGAGCTGTATAACACCAACCTCCTAATTTCCCTCATAGCAAATCTGCAAAGGATCGATTTTGAG GGAAAGAAGGATGTGGTTCATTTGTTTAGCAACATTGTACGCCGCCAGATTGGCTCTCGCACCCCAACTGTAGAGTACATCTCTTCCCACTCACAGATCCTCTTCATGCTGTTGAAAGG CTATGAAGCCCCAGAAGTGGCTCTTAACTGTGGCATGATGCTGAGGGAGTGTCTGCGTCATGAACCTCTGGCCCGAACCATTCTGTTCTCGGAAGAATTTCATAGCTTCTTTCGCTATGTGGAGCTGTCTACCTTCGACATTGCCTCAGATGCTTTTGCGTCCTTTAAG gatCTCCTGACAAGACATAAGATCATGTGTGCAGATTTCTTGGAGACAAATTATGACCGA GTGTTCACAGAGTATGAAAAACTTCTGCACTCTGAAAATTACGTCACCAAGCGTCAATCTCTAAAG CTCTTGGGAGAACTCCTGCTGGACCGACACAACTTCACAGTCATGACCAAATACATCAGTCGAGCTGAGAATCTGAAACTGATGATGAACATGTTGAGAGACAACAGCCGCAACATCCAGTTTGAAGCCTTTCACGTCTTTAAG GTGTTTGTGGCTAACCCCAGTAAGACACAGCCCGTGATGGACATCCTACTCAAGAACCAGTCCAAGCTGGTGGACTTCCTAAGCCACTTTCAGACAGACCGTTCTGAGGATGAGCAGTTTTGTGATGAGAAGAACTATCTCATTAAGCAGATTCGGGACCTCAAACGGCCTGTACCTCCAGAAGAGTCCTAA
- the phf6 gene encoding PHD finger protein 6 gives MSGQRKGASARLRKCAFCRSNRDKECGQLLVSENHRVAAHHKCMLFSSALVTSHSDNENIGGFSIEDVKKELKRGNKLMCSSCHRPGATIGCDVKTCRRTYHYYCALWDKAQTKENPSQGIYLIYCRKHRDASQDASDDEEGVAANDSDSSPPRSRGRGRFEKSRIRGVSRGQSDDTRSTSSQGNDDTESSSHRDRSPLRGSPSDSGLRCGFCHAGEEENELRGVLHSDSAKKVAAHYKCMLFSSGTVQLTTTSRAEFGNFEIKTVIQEIKRGKRMKCTLCAQLGATIGCEIKACVKTYHYHCGLQDKAKYIENMARGIYKLYCKNHSGNEERDEEDEERESRSREKAAIDNRADPPLQVNGS, from the exons ATGTCTGGACAGAGAAAAGGAGCTTCAGCACGTCTTCGTAAATGTGCCTTCTGTAGAAGTAACCGTGACAAGGAGTGTGGACAGCTACTGGTATCGGAGAACCACAGGGTGGCAGCCCATCACAAGTGCATG CTTTTCTCTTCAGCGTTGGTGACATCACACTCAgacaatgaaaacattggagGCTTTTCCATTGAAGATGTAAAGAAGGAGCTAAAGAGAGGAAATAAACTG ATGTGCTCTTCCTGTCACCGGCCCGGGGCAACGATTGGTTGTGATGTCAAAACATGTCGGCGGACATATCACTATTACTGCGCTCTGTGGGACAAGGCTCAGACCAAGGAGAATCCCTCACAAGGAATCTACCT TATATATTGTCGGAAACACAGAGATGCCTCTCAAGACGCAAGCGATG ATGAAGAAGGAGTTGCAGCCAATGACTCCGATTCTTCTCCACCAAGGAGCAGAGGCAGGGGGCGTTTTGAGAAAAGTAGAATCCGAGGTGTATCGCGTGGACAGTCAGATGATACACGATCCACCTCTTCACAAGGCAATGATGATACAGAGAGCTCCTCACAT CGGGACCGGTCTCCTCTGAGAGGCAGCCCTAGTGATTCAGGCCTTCGCTGTGGATTCTGCCATGCTGGTGAGGAAGAGAATGAACTGCGGGGTGTGCTTCATTCTGACAGTGCTAAGAAAGTTGCTGCGCACTACAAATGCATG CTTTTCTCTTCGGGAACTGTCCAGCTAACTACCACCTCACGTGCCGAATTTGGGAACTTTGAAATTAAAACGGTTATTCAAGAAATAAAGCGAGGAAAAAGAATG AAATGCACCCTGTGTGCCCAGCTAGGAGCCACCATAGGATGCGAGATAAAGGCTTGCGTAAAGACCTACCACTATCACTGTGGGCTGCAAGACAAAGCCAAATACATAGAGAATATGGCCAGAGGCATTTACAA ACTATATTGTAAGAATCACAGTGGAAATGAAGAAAGggatgaggaagatgaagagcgGGAGAGTCGCAGTAGAGAGAAAGCTGCTATTGACAACAGAGCAGATCCTCCGCTGCAGGTCAACGGCAGCTAG
- the hprt1 gene encoding hypoxanthine-guanine phosphoribosyltransferase has translation MASASPCVVISDEEQGYDLDLFCIPKHYAADLERVYIPHGLIMDRTERLARDIMKDMGGHHIVALCVLKGGYKFFADLLDYIKALNRNSDRSIPMTVDFIRLKSYQNDQSTGDIKVIGGDDLSTLTGKNVLIVEDIIDTGKTMKTLLELLKQYNPKMVKVASLLVKRTPRSVGYRPDFVGFEVPDKFVVGYALDYNEYFRDLNHICVISETGKEKYKA, from the exons ATGGCGTCTGCCAGCCCTTGTGTCGTG ATCAGCGATGAGGAGCAGGGTTATGACCTAGACCTCTTCTGTATACCAAAACATTATGCGGCTGATTTGGAACGGGTGTATATTCCACATGGACTCATCATGGACAG AACCGAACGTCTGGCCAGAGATATCATGAAGGACATGGGCGGCCACCATATTGTAGCTCTCTGTGTGCTCAAAGGGGGCTACAAGTTTTTTGCCGACCTTCTAGATTATATCAAAGCACTAAATCGCAACAGTGATCGTTCCATTCCAATGACGGTGGACTTCATTCGCCTCAAGAGTTACCAA AACGACCAATCTACAGGTGACATTAAGGTGATTGGTGGAGATGATCTGTCTACGCTCACAGGGAAG AATGTCTTGATTGTTGag GATATAATTGACACTGGGAAGACAATGAAGACCTTGTTAGAACTTCTCAAGCAGTATAATCCAAAAATGGTGAAAGTGGCCAG TTTGCTGGTGAAGAGAACACCAAGGAGTGTTGGCTACAGACCAGACT TTGTAGGATTCGAGGTTCCTGACAAATTTGTGGTTGGATATGCGCTGGACTATAATGAGTACTTTAGGGATTTAAAT CACATCTGTGTGATCAGTGAAACAGGAAAGGAGAAGTACAAAGCATGA